In Chloracidobacterium sp., the following proteins share a genomic window:
- a CDS encoding AMP-binding protein yields the protein MAERKENVRKLLETRVLQHGDKPFLFAAEDDRSWTYRNFDRAVGQTANMLRANGIRKGDVVSLLLTNSPEYIIAYFACWTIGAIAGPVNSLLKAEEIAWIVNNSGSKLLLVDGEHVRSPHVSKGSTITTQGLPETALPPIVLFDDVKTATGTFADDLEPVDIQTDDDAIIIYTSGTTGKPKGCLLTHGNLIANARQIAEWMGFGPDDRLLTVMPLFHMNAVSVTTISALYAGGSTVIAPKFSASRFWDIIEKYQITSFGSVATMLSMLLAKSEPPPSGGGQFPAPDSTNWPPAHAGGSDSLRFAMCGSAPVPVEVLAKFEQTFGVLVIEGYGLSESTCRSTFNPPNEDRRPGSCGLPIGNEMKVVDDDNIEVPDGELGEIVMRGANIFKGYFMNEKATAEAFRGGWFHTGDIGYRDADGFYYIADRKSDMIIRGGENIYPREIDDVLYRHPAVAAAACVGVPDKLYGEEVAAFIVLKANATATADDLTAFCREHLADYKCPKTVHFVPDIPKGPTGKLLKRELSKLLETL from the coding sequence GTGGCCGAACGCAAAGAGAATGTCCGCAAACTGTTGGAAACCCGTGTCTTACAGCATGGTGACAAGCCCTTCCTTTTTGCTGCGGAGGACGACCGGTCGTGGACATATCGAAACTTTGATCGAGCCGTCGGCCAAACAGCAAATATGCTCCGCGCAAATGGTATTCGCAAGGGCGATGTTGTCAGTCTGTTGCTTACAAATTCACCCGAATACATCATCGCGTACTTCGCATGCTGGACGATCGGCGCCATCGCGGGGCCGGTCAATTCCCTTCTCAAGGCCGAAGAGATTGCATGGATCGTCAATAACTCCGGATCGAAACTACTGCTTGTTGACGGCGAGCATGTCCGAAGCCCGCACGTCAGTAAGGGCTCAACGATCACAACACAGGGCCTACCCGAAACGGCTCTGCCGCCGATAGTCCTATTTGACGACGTAAAAACCGCAACCGGAACATTTGCCGACGATCTCGAACCTGTCGATATCCAAACCGACGACGACGCTATCATCATCTACACCTCCGGGACCACCGGCAAGCCAAAGGGCTGTCTTCTCACCCACGGCAACCTGATCGCCAACGCCCGCCAGATCGCCGAATGGATGGGCTTTGGCCCCGATGACCGGCTGCTGACCGTGATGCCGCTTTTCCATATGAACGCCGTCTCGGTTACTACGATATCCGCTCTCTACGCAGGCGGCTCAACCGTCATCGCGCCGAAATTCTCTGCTTCACGATTTTGGGACATCATCGAAAAATATCAGATTACGTCGTTTGGCTCGGTCGCGACAATGCTGTCGATGCTCCTCGCAAAGTCAGAACCGCCTCCGTCAGGGGGCGGCCAGTTCCCGGCGCCAGATTCTACCAACTGGCCGCCCGCTCACGCAGGCGGTTCCGACTCGCTCCGTTTCGCCATGTGTGGCTCCGCACCGGTGCCCGTCGAGGTATTAGCGAAATTTGAGCAAACCTTCGGCGTTCTCGTTATCGAAGGCTACGGCCTGTCGGAATCGACGTGCCGGTCGACGTTCAATCCGCCGAACGAAGATCGCCGCCCGGGCTCTTGCGGTTTGCCGATAGGCAACGAAATGAAAGTAGTTGATGACGACAATATTGAGGTCCCTGACGGCGAGCTTGGCGAGATCGTGATGCGCGGAGCGAATATCTTCAAGGGCTATTTCATGAATGAAAAGGCAACGGCTGAGGCCTTTCGCGGCGGCTGGTTTCACACAGGCGACATCGGATATCGCGACGCAGACGGCTTCTACTACATCGCGGACCGCAAATCCGACATGATCATCCGCGGCGGCGAGAATATCTACCCGCGTGAGATCGATGACGTTCTGTATCGGCATCCGGCGGTTGCGGCCGCCGCATGCGTCGGCGTCCCCGACAAGCTTTACGGAGAAGAAGTAGCGGCGTTTATAGTGCTGAAGGCCAATGCAACCGCCACCGCCGACGATCTGACGGCCTTTTGCCGTGAACATCTCGCCGACTACAAATGCCCCAAGACAGTCCATTTCGTACCGGACATTCCCAAAGGCCCTACGGGCAAGCTCCTCAAACGGGAATTGTCAAAGCTTCTCGAGACGCTCTAG
- a CDS encoding tetratricopeptide repeat protein, whose protein sequence is MKHMLAALALALFAGGLAYAQPCAKEAKEVKPPLSDETRLEYSQKLERAGIEYATKPTADNLIWFARRKGYLGHYKDAVEVLTIGISKFPNDARLYRHRGHRYITLRCFDAAIADLEKAAKLVKGKPDEVEPDGLPNAQNVPTSTLQSNIWYHLGLAYYLKGDLKRAINAYKECLKVSTNPDMLAATSHWYYMTLRRTDNFREAEKVLEPINGDFEVIENDDYLKLLRLYRGEVRPEMLLEMLDDKADTLANASLGYGVGNWYLYNRDSIRARQIFRKIVNGNQWASFGYIAAEKELERLEKL, encoded by the coding sequence ATGAAACACATGTTAGCGGCTCTTGCTCTTGCTCTATTTGCCGGCGGACTCGCCTATGCCCAGCCCTGCGCAAAGGAGGCGAAAGAGGTCAAACCGCCCCTGTCTGACGAGACGAGACTTGAGTATTCACAAAAACTCGAACGAGCAGGGATAGAATATGCCACGAAACCGACGGCCGATAATCTTATATGGTTCGCACGACGCAAGGGCTATCTTGGACATTACAAGGACGCGGTCGAGGTACTTACGATCGGTATTTCCAAATTTCCGAATGACGCGAGGCTCTACCGTCATCGCGGGCATCGGTACATCACCCTCCGTTGCTTCGATGCCGCCATTGCAGATCTTGAAAAGGCCGCGAAGCTCGTAAAAGGCAAACCCGACGAGGTTGAGCCCGACGGATTGCCAAATGCTCAGAACGTCCCGACCAGCACACTGCAATCTAACATCTGGTATCACCTCGGCCTCGCGTATTACCTCAAGGGTGATCTCAAGCGAGCAATCAATGCCTACAAGGAATGTCTCAAGGTCTCGACCAATCCGGACATGCTCGCCGCGACCTCGCATTGGTATTACATGACGCTCAGGCGGACCGACAATTTTAGAGAAGCGGAGAAAGTGCTCGAACCGATCAATGGCGATTTCGAGGTGATCGAGAATGACGACTATCTCAAACTGCTCCGCCTCTATCGCGGCGAGGTCCGGCCCGAGATGCTGCTTGAGATGCTCGACGACAAGGCCGATACGCTCGCCAATGCGTCACTAGGCTACGGCGTCGGTAACTGGTATCTCTACAACCGCGACAGCATCCGAGCGCGGCAGATCTTTCGAAAGATCGTGAACGGCAACCAATGGGCGAGCTTTGGTTACATCGCCGCCGAAAAGGAACTAGAGCGTCTCGAGAAGCTTTGA
- a CDS encoding bifunctional transaldolase/phosoglucose isomerase, giving the protein MNTFDYRLPASIHEALTTEVAAWQAADKITRIWNKDASIWTGDDEAKWLGWLDIVDEELADLAKYRELTADIDGAGLTDVLLMGMGGSSLCPEVLAITFGKTHFHILDSTVPAQVKTVENKLDLERTLFIVASKSGSTLEPNCFKQYFFELLATRVGREQAGKQFIAITDPGSKMEQVARDDGFRHIFYGKPEIGGRFSALSAFGMVAAASMGLDVEQFLKETKSMIEACRNPLQKPTRSKGTDAEDSPSNPAALLGLILGICHRHGRDKLTIFTSPEIYDLGAWMEQLVAESTGKNGVAIIPVDREPVLSSSFSLSDVYGDDRLFAYITLTGDDRFADDARELVAAGHPVIQIETPATDTLGQEFFRWEFATAVAGAVMGINPFNQPDVESAKIEARKITDEYEQSGKLPDESPFFEGDGLSFFASDQYAADLTATVSEPTATAILNAHLDNIEPNDYFALLAFIEMTAEHESLLQAFREKVLDSHRVATCLGFGPRFLHSTGQAYKGGANNGVFLQITSDDSADLPVPGQKYTFGVVKAAQARGDLQVLIDRGRRVLRVHIGAKVEAGLQRLLSLI; this is encoded by the coding sequence TTGAATACATTCGACTACAGGCTGCCCGCGTCGATACACGAGGCCCTCACGACCGAGGTCGCCGCCTGGCAGGCCGCCGACAAGATCACTCGCATCTGGAACAAGGACGCCTCGATCTGGACCGGCGATGACGAGGCCAAATGGCTCGGCTGGCTCGATATTGTCGATGAGGAATTGGCCGATCTCGCGAAATATCGTGAGCTGACGGCCGATATCGACGGCGCCGGTCTTACAGACGTCCTCCTGATGGGCATGGGCGGCTCGTCGCTGTGCCCTGAGGTGCTGGCGATTACGTTTGGCAAGACGCATTTTCATATCCTTGATTCGACAGTTCCCGCTCAAGTCAAGACGGTCGAAAACAAGCTTGATCTGGAAAGGACTCTGTTCATTGTTGCGAGTAAATCGGGCTCGACGCTGGAGCCGAACTGTTTCAAGCAGTATTTCTTCGAGCTCCTCGCAACGCGCGTTGGACGCGAGCAGGCCGGAAAGCAGTTCATCGCCATCACCGATCCCGGCTCAAAGATGGAGCAAGTCGCCCGCGACGATGGGTTTCGCCACATCTTTTACGGCAAGCCCGAGATCGGCGGCCGCTTCTCAGCCTTGTCGGCCTTCGGTATGGTCGCCGCCGCCTCGATGGGGCTCGATGTAGAGCAGTTCTTGAAGGAAACAAAGTCGATGATCGAAGCGTGCCGCAACCCGTTGCAGAAGCCCACGCGCAGTAAGGGCACCGACGCGGAAGATTCGCCCTCGAATCCCGCGGCTCTACTCGGTCTGATACTCGGCATTTGCCACCGCCACGGCCGCGACAAACTAACCATCTTCACCTCACCCGAGATCTACGACCTCGGCGCATGGATGGAACAGCTCGTAGCCGAATCGACAGGTAAGAACGGCGTCGCGATCATCCCGGTCGACCGCGAACCTGTTCTGAGTTCAAGCTTTAGCTTGTCAGACGTCTACGGCGATGACCGCCTGTTCGCATACATCACCCTAACAGGCGACGACCGCTTTGCCGATGACGCACGAGAGCTCGTCGCCGCCGGTCATCCGGTCATACAGATCGAAACACCAGCGACCGATACGCTCGGCCAGGAATTCTTCCGATGGGAATTCGCCACCGCCGTCGCCGGTGCTGTGATGGGCATCAACCCGTTCAACCAACCCGACGTCGAATCCGCAAAGATCGAGGCCCGAAAGATCACAGACGAATACGAGCAGAGCGGGAAACTGCCCGATGAATCACCGTTCTTCGAGGGGGACGGACTATCGTTCTTTGCAAGCGACCAATATGCCGCCGATCTGACCGCGACCGTCAGCGAACCGACCGCCACGGCGATACTCAACGCCCATCTCGACAATATCGAGCCTAATGATTACTTCGCTCTGCTCGCCTTTATCGAGATGACCGCCGAACACGAATCCCTGCTTCAGGCATTCCGCGAAAAGGTCCTTGATTCGCATCGCGTTGCCACCTGTCTCGGCTTTGGCCCGCGGTTCCTGCACTCGACCGGCCAAGCCTACAAGGGTGGGGCAAACAACGGCGTATTTCTCCAGATAACATCCGACGACAGTGCCGATTTGCCCGTGCCCGGGCAGAAATACACGTTCGGCGTCGTCAAAGCCGCCCAGGCTCGAGGTGATCTCCAAGTCCTCATCGACCGCGGCCGCCGCGTATTGCGTGTTCATATTGGGGCAAAAGTTGAAGCGGGTCTTCAACGCCTATTAAGCCTGATTTGA
- a CDS encoding glycoside hydrolase yields the protein MAKVRRIFIFLILTAALSVIFAANTRAQRRFYISPDDHTDYFWVADDVAYRQAFLSMIDYYLDKMDQTAANPSDTQMRWNCDGSLWMWEYEKNRTPQQFERMMSRVRDGHMSVALNALVLVQGGSPSEAVLRGMYYPGLIERRHNVKFPLAIAMEGQTMPYGLTSLWAGSGAKYSWKGVCNCATHVSGLENRDREIYYSGGRDDSRILMKWNSLFVGNQHFGGYAEAFNPMAAITFAETNSNFQSRYPFAAVAAFGRGWDELEYKSDEFVTVAQQNSNANRRIIVSNQEDFFRDFEKSFGDGLETHAAAYGNEWDALTASLAEVSARVKRSTEKLRTAEAMATLVSLNQPSFMTSRVAARDKAMLDMGLYFEHDWTADGAIPRATRANWNRQVEGEITAYVDKLYEDARFEMAKQISRDGQFQRFYVFNPLNWTRTDFADVPFRGNYKARVIDVSTGQEVPSQVVRTGNQLTLRVLASNVPSVGYKVFEIREGAAAEFSGGPTAVASTIENANYRVTVAGDGAITSIVDKTRGNRELVRNIGGRVVNDLGGNRAGAVVIENAGPVSVTLRATSASPIAHTTRVTLYRDVDRVDVQNEITANFGDVKTWAYSFDINTPDVWHEEVGAVIRAKLLANGGHYSPRNARYDWLTMNHFADMTDGTGGFGITLSNWDNQFMRLGASSISTLDTTTPQLNVLAGGQTDGSSLGIPGQGGDRYFKQRFALRTHGAFDQTASMKFSLEHQNPLIATMIDGLGTRTRPYPASSFSFLNISDPKVLLWALKPAEDGISRGIVVRVWNQSNSPLGYTLSLSQPITSAERLTHIETTLSPATVVSGQLSATINQQQIQTHLFRLNAAKGH from the coding sequence ATGGCTAAGGTGCGCCGAATATTCATCTTCTTAATACTGACGGCGGCTCTGTCGGTGATTTTTGCAGCCAACACGAGAGCGCAGCGGCGCTTTTATATCTCGCCTGACGACCATACGGATTACTTTTGGGTGGCCGACGACGTGGCATACCGACAGGCATTCCTGTCGATGATCGATTATTACCTCGACAAGATGGACCAGACGGCGGCCAACCCCTCGGACACGCAGATGCGGTGGAATTGCGACGGCAGCCTGTGGATGTGGGAGTACGAGAAGAATCGCACGCCGCAGCAGTTTGAGCGGATGATGTCGCGCGTTCGCGACGGGCATATGAGCGTCGCTCTGAATGCTCTCGTCCTGGTGCAGGGCGGTTCGCCGTCCGAAGCGGTACTGCGCGGCATGTATTATCCGGGCCTGATCGAGCGACGGCACAATGTAAAATTTCCTCTCGCGATCGCGATGGAGGGCCAGACAATGCCCTACGGCTTGACCTCGCTCTGGGCAGGATCGGGCGCAAAGTATAGCTGGAAGGGCGTCTGCAACTGCGCGACACATGTTTCAGGCCTTGAGAACCGTGACCGCGAGATCTATTACTCAGGGGGACGCGACGATAGCAGGATATTAATGAAATGGAACTCGCTATTCGTCGGTAACCAGCATTTTGGCGGCTATGCCGAGGCGTTCAATCCGATGGCGGCGATCACGTTTGCCGAGACGAATTCGAATTTTCAATCGCGGTATCCGTTCGCTGCGGTCGCCGCGTTCGGGCGCGGTTGGGACGAACTCGAATACAAGAGCGATGAGTTCGTGACCGTCGCACAGCAGAATTCGAATGCCAACCGTCGCATCATCGTCTCGAACCAGGAAGATTTCTTTCGAGATTTTGAGAAGTCGTTCGGCGACGGACTCGAAACTCATGCCGCTGCCTACGGCAATGAATGGGACGCTCTGACAGCGTCACTGGCGGAGGTCTCGGCCCGCGTGAAACGCTCGACCGAGAAGCTGCGGACAGCCGAGGCGATGGCGACGCTCGTATCATTGAATCAGCCGTCATTCATGACATCTCGCGTCGCCGCCCGCGACAAGGCGATGCTCGACATGGGCCTCTACTTTGAGCATGACTGGACCGCCGACGGTGCGATCCCGCGCGCAACGCGGGCTAACTGGAACCGCCAGGTCGAGGGTGAGATAACGGCATACGTCGATAAGCTGTACGAAGACGCGCGATTCGAGATGGCAAAGCAGATCTCACGCGACGGACAGTTTCAGCGGTTCTACGTCTTCAACCCGCTGAACTGGACGAGGACCGACTTCGCTGATGTGCCGTTTCGCGGCAACTACAAGGCCCGCGTGATCGATGTCTCGACAGGGCAGGAGGTTCCGTCGCAGGTTGTGAGGACGGGCAATCAGCTGACCCTTCGCGTGCTTGCGTCGAACGTCCCGTCCGTGGGCTATAAGGTCTTTGAGATCCGCGAAGGTGCAGCGGCGGAGTTTTCCGGCGGCCCGACGGCGGTTGCATCAACGATCGAGAACGCAAACTATCGTGTCACGGTCGCAGGCGACGGTGCGATCACGAGCATCGTGGATAAAACGAGAGGGAATCGCGAGCTTGTTCGCAACATCGGCGGCCGCGTGGTCAATGACCTCGGCGGCAACCGAGCGGGCGCCGTTGTCATCGAGAACGCCGGGCCAGTCAGCGTTACTCTGCGTGCGACCTCTGCCAGCCCTATCGCTCACACGACGCGGGTCACGCTCTATCGAGATGTTGACCGAGTCGATGTGCAGAATGAGATCACGGCGAATTTTGGCGATGTAAAGACGTGGGCATACTCATTTGATATCAATACGCCGGACGTGTGGCACGAGGAGGTCGGCGCGGTCATTCGCGCGAAGCTGCTCGCAAACGGCGGCCATTACAGCCCGCGAAATGCGCGTTACGATTGGTTGACGATGAACCATTTTGCCGACATGACCGATGGTACGGGCGGCTTTGGCATTACGCTCTCCAACTGGGACAACCAGTTCATGCGGCTCGGAGCGAGCAGCATATCGACGCTCGATACCACGACGCCGCAGCTAAATGTCCTCGCCGGCGGCCAAACCGACGGCAGCAGCCTCGGCATTCCAGGCCAGGGCGGCGACCGGTATTTCAAGCAGCGGTTTGCCCTTCGGACGCACGGCGCATTTGATCAGACGGCGTCGATGAAGTTCTCACTCGAACATCAAAATCCGCTCATCGCGACCATGATCGACGGCCTCGGAACACGGACAAGGCCATATCCGGCCAGTAGTTTCTCATTCCTGAATATCTCGGATCCCAAGGTCCTGCTCTGGGCGCTGAAGCCCGCCGAGGATGGCATCAGCCGCGGTATAGTCGTTCGCGTGTGGAACCAGTCTAATTCACCGCTCGGCTACACGCTCAGCCTTTCGCAACCGATCACCTCGGCTGAGCGGCTCACCCATATCGAGACGACGCTCTCACCGGCAACGGTCGTGTCGGGCCAGTTGAGCGCGACGATCAACCAACAGCAGATTCAGACGCACCTGTTCCGATTGAACGCCGCGAAAGGCCACTAG
- a CDS encoding phosphocholine cytidylyltransferase family protein: protein MKAILLAAGRSTRLYPITLATPKCLLEVGGRTLLEYQLDALEKCGVDEVVVVTGYCREMIEAKFAEVGPRYSFAVKFVYNELFAETNNIYSLWTAKDAARGSEFLVMHADVLFHADILVNCCEQAGDIVLVADKHLHEETMKLVVADGRVTSVGKHVKFDEASGTFLGIAKFSSQGGEAMFDELDRVIEAGETNAYFTRALMGLIATGEEIGVSWTEGKAWIEVDFPEELEQAENVLPQIIR, encoded by the coding sequence GTGAAAGCCATCCTTCTGGCCGCCGGACGCTCGACGCGGCTGTATCCGATTACCCTGGCCACGCCGAAATGCCTCTTAGAGGTCGGTGGCCGAACGCTGCTCGAATACCAACTCGACGCGCTCGAAAAATGCGGCGTCGATGAGGTCGTGGTCGTAACGGGATATTGCCGCGAGATGATCGAGGCGAAATTTGCCGAGGTCGGGCCGCGCTATTCGTTTGCGGTCAAGTTTGTCTACAACGAGTTGTTTGCCGAGACGAACAATATCTATTCGCTGTGGACCGCAAAAGACGCTGCACGCGGCAGCGAGTTTCTCGTAATGCACGCTGACGTTCTGTTTCACGCGGACATTTTGGTGAATTGCTGCGAGCAGGCCGGAGACATCGTTCTTGTAGCTGACAAGCATCTGCATGAAGAAACGATGAAGCTAGTCGTCGCAGACGGCCGCGTCACCAGCGTTGGCAAGCATGTTAAGTTTGACGAAGCCTCGGGCACCTTCCTCGGCATCGCGAAGTTCTCATCTCAAGGTGGCGAAGCCATGTTTGACGAGCTTGACCGCGTGATCGAGGCGGGCGAAACGAATGCGTATTTCACCCGTGCCCTGATGGGCCTGATCGCTACCGGTGAGGAGATCGGCGTTAGCTGGACGGAAGGCAAGGCGTGGATCGAGGTTGATTTTCCCGAAGAACTCGAACAGGCGGAGAACGTCCTTCCTCAGATCATTCGGTAG
- a CDS encoding sulfopyruvate decarboxylase subunit beta, whose amino-acid sequence MKRIDAIRQIMETVTDELVVATTGMIAREVFVAKDRAANFYMCGSMGCALSIGIGLAMNTDRQVIVIDGDGAALMSLGSLPVSKYLKLDNLKHYIIDNGTYASTGDQPTCSHAVDFAAIGHNVEVIHVEPGNEKGTPRIPYEPEEMTRRFLSAVAAN is encoded by the coding sequence ATGAAGAGGATCGATGCCATCAGGCAGATAATGGAAACGGTCACCGACGAACTCGTGGTTGCGACGACCGGCATGATCGCTCGCGAGGTATTTGTCGCGAAGGATCGAGCGGCTAATTTTTATATGTGCGGCTCGATGGGCTGTGCCTTATCGATCGGCATCGGGCTGGCGATGAATACCGACAGACAGGTGATCGTCATCGATGGCGACGGCGCCGCCCTGATGTCGCTCGGCAGCCTGCCGGTTTCCAAGTATCTCAAGCTCGATAATCTCAAGCACTACATCATCGACAACGGCACCTATGCATCGACGGGCGATCAGCCAACGTGCTCGCACGCCGTTGATTTTGCCGCTATCGGCCACAATGTAGAGGTCATCCACGTGGAGCCGGGCAATGAAAAAGGAACGCCGCGCATTCCCTACGAGCCCGAAGAAATGACACGCCGCTTCCTGAGCGCTGTTGCCGCAAACTAA